The Gemmatimonadota bacterium genome has a segment encoding these proteins:
- a CDS encoding thioredoxin domain-containing protein, with amino-acid sequence MTETFRFSPRPNRAHQVHWQNWGRAALEEAAQQDKPVLLNLSAVWCRACQLMDETTYSDAAIIRLLNEQFLALRVDADRYPHVRDRYSAGGWPTNAFLTPTGEVLWAGNYVAPEAFRSVAEGVLAAWRGQRDELQLEIERRRKALAAARSRRPAVGLVRREAADDVLTAALDAFDARHGGFGTEPKFPQPHTIELLLVRGIRAGNQEWIEVASRTLDGMIAGQLWDHAAGGFFRYALAADWGEPRFEKLLDVNAGMLRAYSLGAQLLRRSDWAGVAERTGEWVERTLGQPHGLWGGSQAADEEYFRLSAGERAGRPAPYVDPSTYTNWAAHWIGALADAGARLGREAWIERAASALEVLLARMAAPGDLLHHFQEPGSPPAMPGLLVDLVEAARACMQVAQAAGDRRFIDQARRLAGGMAAALWADEGGFLDHTRSSDDVGALRYRDCPFDVNATAARMLIHLALATGERSYRGMAERVLAPLSPVAGRYGVAGASFALAVEEFFDPAGALAGR; translated from the coding sequence ATGACGGAAACGTTCCGCTTCTCGCCGCGGCCGAACCGCGCTCACCAGGTGCACTGGCAGAACTGGGGCCGGGCCGCCCTCGAAGAGGCGGCGCAGCAGGACAAGCCGGTGCTGCTGAATCTGAGCGCCGTGTGGTGCCGCGCCTGCCAGCTCATGGACGAGACGACCTATTCGGATGCCGCCATCATCCGCCTCCTGAATGAGCAGTTCCTGGCGCTGCGCGTGGACGCGGACCGCTATCCGCACGTCCGGGACCGCTACAGCGCCGGTGGCTGGCCGACGAACGCGTTCCTGACGCCGACCGGCGAGGTGTTGTGGGCGGGGAACTATGTGGCGCCGGAGGCGTTCCGCTCGGTAGCCGAGGGGGTGCTGGCGGCCTGGCGCGGGCAGCGCGACGAGCTGCAGCTCGAGATCGAGCGGCGGCGCAAGGCGCTGGCGGCGGCACGCTCGCGGCGGCCGGCGGTGGGCCTGGTGCGCCGCGAGGCGGCTGACGACGTGCTGACTGCGGCCCTGGACGCCTTCGACGCGCGCCATGGCGGGTTCGGCACGGAGCCGAAATTTCCGCAGCCGCACACCATCGAGCTGCTGCTCGTCCGGGGCATACGTGCGGGCAACCAGGAGTGGATCGAGGTTGCCAGCCGCACCCTCGATGGCATGATCGCCGGCCAACTGTGGGACCATGCAGCGGGTGGGTTCTTCCGCTATGCGCTGGCAGCGGACTGGGGCGAACCGCGCTTCGAGAAGTTGCTGGATGTCAATGCAGGGATGCTGCGGGCCTATTCACTGGGCGCGCAGTTGCTTCGGCGCAGCGACTGGGCCGGCGTCGCGGAGCGCACCGGGGAATGGGTCGAGCGTACGCTGGGCCAGCCGCACGGGCTTTGGGGTGGCAGCCAGGCGGCGGACGAGGAGTATTTTCGCCTGTCGGCCGGGGAGCGCGCCGGGCGGCCTGCGCCTTACGTGGATCCCAGCACGTACACGAATTGGGCTGCGCACTGGATCGGCGCTCTGGCCGATGCGGGCGCGCGCCTGGGTCGTGAGGCGTGGATCGAGCGCGCCGCTTCCGCACTCGAGGTCTTGCTGGCGCGCATGGCTGCGCCGGGCGACCTGCTCCACCACTTCCAGGAGCCGGGCAGCCCGCCGGCCATGCCCGGGCTGCTCGTGGACCTGGTCGAGGCGGCCCGCGCCTGTATGCAGGTGGCGCAGGCGGCCGGCGACCGCCGGTTCATCGACCAGGCGCGCCGCCTTGCCGGCGGCATGGCAGCAGCCCTCTGGGCCGATGAGGGCGGGTTCCTCGACCACACGCGCAGCAGCGATGATGTGGGCGCGCTCCGCTACCGGGACTGTCCCTTCGACGTGAACGCCACCGCTGCCCGCATGCTGATCCATCTGGCGCTCGCCACGGGCGAGCGCAGCTATCGGGGCATGGCCGAGAGAGTGCTCGCTCCCCTCTCGCCGGTCGCCGGTCGGTACGGCGTGGCGGGCGCCAGCTTCGCGCTGGCCGTCGAGGAGTTCTTCGACCCGGCTGGGGCACTGGCGGGACGCTGA
- a CDS encoding DUF4390 domain-containing protein, producing the protein MPGSLLLAFALAGADGAATTPAFLPPLQAPALEVVSDPGAGHRAVLRVGRAVLEDRDLAQAVTSGLPLRLRFRVELWRDGFFDQLAGTESWTAIVLYEPLDGRFMVRTRASPSASYYFSSYDDARSTLEAPQPLDLRPSRSGRHYYTASLEVETLSLSDLEELQHWLKGELRPAVRGERSVPGAVSQGLKRVLIRVLGLPARRYEARSEWFAVG; encoded by the coding sequence GTGCCGGGTAGTCTGCTGCTCGCCTTCGCACTGGCCGGTGCCGATGGCGCTGCCACGACGCCGGCATTCCTACCGCCGCTGCAGGCGCCCGCGCTGGAAGTGGTGAGCGATCCGGGCGCAGGGCATCGCGCGGTGCTGCGCGTGGGCCGCGCCGTGCTCGAGGACCGCGATCTGGCGCAGGCCGTGACCTCCGGTTTGCCGCTCCGGCTGCGCTTCCGGGTCGAGCTGTGGCGGGACGGCTTCTTCGATCAGCTCGCGGGCACCGAGAGCTGGACGGCAATCGTGCTCTACGAGCCGCTGGACGGCCGGTTCATGGTGAGGACCCGGGCCAGCCCCTCGGCCAGCTACTACTTCTCCAGCTACGACGACGCCCGCTCCACGCTGGAGGCGCCGCAGCCGCTTGACCTGCGGCCGTCGCGCTCCGGCCGGCATTACTATACCGCCAGCCTCGAGGTCGAGACGCTGTCCCTCTCGGATCTCGAGGAACTGCAGCACTGGCTGAAGGGCGAGCTGCGTCCGGCCGTGCGCGGCGAGCGGTCCGTGCCGGGCGCCGTGAGTCAGGGGCTGAAGCGCGTGCTGATCCGCGTGCTGGGGCTGCCCGCGCGGCGCTACGAGGCGAGGAGCGAATGGTTTGCGGTGGGGTAA
- a CDS encoding BamA/TamA family outer membrane protein, giving the protein MTRSLLSHRPPGRTLRLAAAALMGAALPAAAQEKAAAEPELSAEIAFEIVEFYNRPATIRLAGASRLAPGSEVLGDVAVLGGPFVLGGRVRGRVVVINGNVQLESGAEITGDLLVVGGGARGLENAAVGGTVSIFGEPLRFRLQDGSIVAQDPRPGEPGISAGRDFTFGRTDFTVIARRGYNRVEGLPVTFGPRLTLGGSNPTRLEALLIYRTVAGLRLDSDELGYTLRGEQFLGGRRAARLGLILHSETLPIEDWGLSDRENSLATFLLHRDYRDHYQRVGWSAYLRLAPRGRSYDASLEYAEERHEMLAARGPWALVDNDEEWRPQPAVAEGRLRSLAARLAYDTRNQGADPSAGWYVRARLERGLGGSLRQELGPDPATGEPIFEDRPANDHFLDGLLDLRRYARMGPRSKLGVRALLAGSLDGKALPPQRQHALGGEGSLPAYALLSFDCGARRRSASAGDEEFYPFYGCDRLALVQLEYQATLPMPRRLGPLRLGHELDLGDTFGWVLFFDAGRAWTEPEARSGRGAGPSDFAADAGLGLRLGRLGFYWAIPLAGSGQGLNFFVRLGPRF; this is encoded by the coding sequence ATGACCAGGTCACTACTCTCCCACCGCCCGCCGGGTCGAACACTCCGGCTGGCGGCCGCGGCCCTGATGGGCGCGGCCCTGCCGGCGGCCGCGCAGGAGAAGGCGGCCGCTGAGCCGGAACTCTCGGCCGAGATCGCCTTCGAGATCGTCGAGTTCTACAACCGCCCGGCCACCATCCGGCTGGCGGGCGCCTCCCGGCTGGCGCCGGGCAGCGAGGTGTTGGGCGACGTTGCCGTGTTGGGCGGGCCGTTCGTGTTGGGCGGTCGAGTGCGGGGCCGCGTGGTAGTCATCAATGGCAACGTGCAGCTCGAATCCGGCGCCGAAATCACGGGCGACCTGCTGGTAGTGGGCGGCGGTGCCAGGGGCCTGGAGAACGCGGCCGTCGGCGGCACGGTCTCCATTTTCGGCGAGCCGCTCCGCTTCCGGCTGCAGGACGGCAGCATCGTCGCCCAGGACCCGCGGCCGGGTGAGCCCGGGATCTCCGCGGGCCGCGACTTCACGTTCGGCCGCACGGATTTCACTGTGATCGCTCGCCGCGGCTACAACCGCGTCGAGGGTTTGCCGGTGACCTTCGGTCCCCGCCTCACGCTGGGCGGCTCGAATCCGACGCGGCTCGAGGCGCTGCTCATCTACCGCACGGTGGCCGGGCTGCGGCTGGACTCGGACGAGCTCGGCTATACCCTGCGCGGCGAGCAGTTCCTGGGCGGCCGCCGCGCCGCGCGGCTGGGGCTGATCCTGCATTCGGAGACCCTGCCCATCGAAGATTGGGGATTGAGCGACCGGGAGAACTCGCTGGCCACCTTCCTGCTGCACCGCGACTACCGCGACCATTACCAGCGCGTCGGCTGGAGCGCCTACCTGCGGCTCGCCCCGCGCGGCCGCTCCTACGACGCCTCGCTGGAATACGCCGAGGAGCGTCACGAGATGCTGGCGGCCCGCGGGCCCTGGGCGCTGGTGGACAATGACGAGGAGTGGCGGCCGCAGCCGGCAGTGGCGGAGGGGCGGCTGCGCAGCTTGGCTGCACGGCTGGCGTACGACACGCGGAACCAGGGGGCGGACCCATCCGCGGGGTGGTACGTGCGCGCCAGGCTGGAGCGCGGCTTGGGCGGCTCACTCCGGCAAGAACTAGGGCCGGACCCGGCCACGGGGGAGCCGATCTTCGAGGACCGGCCGGCGAACGACCATTTTCTGGACGGGCTGCTCGACCTGCGGCGCTATGCGCGCATGGGGCCGCGCTCGAAGCTGGGAGTGCGAGCGCTGCTGGCCGGCTCGCTGGACGGCAAAGCGCTGCCGCCGCAACGGCAGCACGCGCTGGGCGGAGAAGGCTCGCTGCCTGCCTATGCGCTCCTCTCCTTCGATTGCGGCGCGCGCCGCCGTTCGGCCAGTGCCGGCGATGAGGAATTCTACCCCTTCTACGGCTGCGACCGCCTGGCGCTGGTGCAGCTCGAGTACCAGGCGACGCTGCCCATGCCCCGCAGGCTAGGCCCGCTGCGCCTGGGCCACGAGCTGGACCTGGGCGACACCTTCGGCTGGGTGCTCTTCTTTGATGCGGGGCGTGCCTGGACGGAACCGGAGGCGCGTAGTGGACGGGGTGCCGGGCCGAGCGACTTCGCCGCCGATGCGGGGCTCGGGTTGCGGCTGGGGCGGCTGGGGTTCTACTGGGCGATCCCCCTTGCCGGCAGCGGCCAGGGGCTGAACTTCTTCGTCCGACTCGGTCCGCGGTTCTGA
- a CDS encoding sigma-54-dependent Fis family transcriptional regulator — protein sequence MPAVLVVDDEPNIRRMLLRLLESEGYRAEQAGDGAAALAAVAAQEPDVVLLDLAMPDPDGMRVLRQLRQECPELPVIMMSGRATLGDAVQATKLGAFHFLEKPLTPEAVLLTVRSALELRRARDLSRTLAADLGAGGELVGSSPAMRRTRELIAQVAPTDARVLLTGESGTGKELAAAAVHALSRRAAGPFVRVNSAAVPHELVESEMFGHERGAFTGATERRRGRFEIADSGTLFLDEIADLGREAQAKLLRVVELGTIERVGGSEAIPVDVRVIAATNRELKAEMEAGRFREDLFYRLHVFPIALPPLREHLEDLAELVAHFRQRLQLRHGLTLPTLEEGALQQLRAYHWPGNVRELANLCERLAILFPAGRVGAEAMAAALPGAATAGASSSRGDAVPAGDGAQPLHSRLDAFERQLILEAMDAAGGRVAEAARRLKTDRPNLYRRMKRLGITP from the coding sequence ATGCCCGCCGTCCTGGTCGTGGATGACGAGCCGAACATCCGGCGCATGCTGCTCAGGCTTCTCGAGTCCGAGGGGTACCGCGCGGAGCAGGCGGGGGACGGCGCGGCGGCGCTCGCGGCCGTGGCGGCGCAGGAACCGGACGTCGTACTGCTCGACCTGGCCATGCCCGACCCGGACGGGATGCGCGTGCTGCGGCAGCTGCGGCAGGAGTGCCCCGAGCTGCCCGTGATCATGATGAGCGGGCGAGCCACCCTCGGCGATGCCGTGCAGGCGACCAAGCTGGGCGCGTTCCATTTCCTCGAGAAGCCGCTGACCCCCGAAGCCGTGCTGCTCACGGTTAGGAGCGCGCTCGAGCTGCGCCGCGCCCGGGATCTCAGCCGAACCCTGGCCGCAGACCTGGGCGCAGGCGGCGAGCTGGTCGGCTCGAGCCCGGCCATGCGCCGCACCCGGGAGCTGATCGCGCAGGTCGCGCCGACGGATGCGCGGGTGCTGCTGACGGGCGAGAGCGGGACGGGGAAGGAGCTGGCGGCCGCAGCCGTGCACGCCCTCTCGCGCCGTGCCGCCGGGCCGTTCGTGCGCGTGAACAGCGCGGCCGTACCCCACGAACTGGTCGAGTCGGAGATGTTCGGCCACGAGCGCGGCGCCTTCACCGGTGCAACCGAACGCCGCCGCGGCCGCTTCGAGATCGCGGACAGCGGCACGCTCTTCCTGGACGAGATCGCCGACCTCGGACGCGAGGCGCAAGCCAAGCTGCTGCGCGTCGTCGAGCTGGGGACGATCGAGCGGGTGGGCGGCAGCGAGGCGATCCCGGTGGACGTGCGGGTGATTGCCGCGACCAATCGCGAGCTCAAGGCCGAAATGGAGGCCGGCCGCTTCCGCGAGGACCTCTTCTACCGGCTGCACGTCTTCCCCATAGCGCTGCCTCCGCTGCGCGAGCACCTCGAGGACCTTGCAGAGCTGGTCGCGCATTTCCGCCAGCGACTGCAACTGCGGCACGGGCTCACGCTGCCAACGCTCGAAGAGGGCGCGCTGCAGCAGCTCCGGGCCTACCACTGGCCGGGAAATGTCCGGGAGCTCGCCAACCTCTGCGAGCGGCTTGCCATCCTGTTCCCGGCGGGCAGGGTCGGCGCCGAGGCGATGGCGGCCGCCTTGCCAGGCGCGGCCACGGCCGGCGCCAGCAGCAGCCGGGGCGATGCCGTGCCCGCCGGCGATGGCGCCCAGCCACTGCACTCGCGGCTGGACGCCTTCGAGCGGCAGCTCATCCTCGAGGCCATGGACGCGGCCGGCGGCCGCGTGGCCGAGGCGGCCCGCCGGCTGAAGACGGACCGGCCCAACCTGTACCGCCGCATGAAGCGGCTAGGGATCACACCATGA